One window from the genome of Streptomyces sp. NBC_01476 encodes:
- a CDS encoding acyl carrier protein, with product MTTKEFTIDDLRRILLGAAGADEAVDLAGDILDQTFDQLGYESLALLETTSWIEREYGIALDDDLFNDNATPRTLIEAVNASLSVTAENAA from the coding sequence GTGACAACGAAAGAGTTCACCATCGACGACCTGAGGCGCATCCTCCTGGGCGCCGCCGGCGCCGACGAGGCAGTGGACCTGGCCGGCGACATCCTCGACCAGACCTTCGACCAGCTCGGCTACGAGTCGCTGGCGCTGCTGGAGACCACCAGCTGGATCGAGCGCGAGTACGGGATCGCGCTGGACGACGACCTGTTCAACGACAACGCGACGCCGCGCACCTTGATCGAGGCCGTCAACGCCTCCCTGTCGGTGACGGCGGAGAACGCGGCCTGA
- a CDS encoding FAD-dependent monooxygenase, giving the protein MTTPAPDRRGNHWQNNRGRRKPVNAMDIPEGADAIGTGTTDADVIIVGAGPTGLMLAGELRLGGARVTVLERLAEPTGQSRGLGFTARTMEIFDQRGLLPEFGNPEKSPLGHFGGVRFDYTVLPDAHFGARGVPQSQTEATLERWATGLGARLHRGWELVDLVNGASGVAVTALTPEGARRLTASYLVGCDGGQSVVRKAAGFDFPGTAATRGMYLADVVGGGIRPRPLGERVPAGMVMAAPLREGVDRIIVCPQGAPAVERTRTVSFAEVAAAWEGITGESIADRSAEWVSSFSDAARQATEYRRGRVLLAGDAAHIHLPAGGQGLSTGVQDAVNLGWKLAAVVQGWAPEELLETYHSERHPVGARLLMNTRAQNLVFLGGPESDPLRELFAGLIGVEDVRRYLAGVVSGLDIRYDVGGDGGPLLGRRIPPRTLVSPTGETSTSRLLHSAQGVLLDLTGDPEVQAVAAGWKDRVVLSTATPRDQEAFGGARALLVRPDGHVVWAPGSAAGAGGLTAALSRWFGSPVAGWEPRPGAGAVAV; this is encoded by the coding sequence GTGACGACGCCGGCACCGGACCGGCGCGGAAACCACTGGCAGAACAACCGAGGAAGGAGAAAACCCGTGAACGCAATGGACATACCGGAGGGGGCCGACGCGATCGGCACCGGCACGACCGACGCCGACGTGATCATCGTCGGCGCCGGTCCTACCGGCCTCATGCTCGCCGGCGAACTCCGGCTGGGCGGCGCCCGGGTCACCGTGCTGGAGCGCCTGGCCGAGCCGACCGGGCAGTCCCGCGGTCTGGGCTTCACCGCCCGCACCATGGAGATCTTCGACCAGCGCGGCCTGCTCCCGGAGTTCGGGAACCCGGAGAAGAGCCCGCTGGGCCACTTCGGCGGGGTGCGCTTCGACTACACGGTCCTGCCCGACGCCCACTTCGGCGCCCGCGGCGTCCCGCAGTCGCAGACCGAGGCCACCTTGGAGCGGTGGGCGACCGGCCTCGGCGCGCGGCTGCACCGCGGCTGGGAGCTGGTGGACCTCGTCAACGGCGCGTCCGGCGTGGCGGTCACCGCGCTCACCCCGGAAGGCGCGCGACGGCTGACCGCCTCGTACCTGGTGGGCTGTGACGGCGGTCAGAGCGTCGTGCGGAAGGCGGCGGGCTTCGACTTCCCCGGCACCGCGGCGACCCGCGGGATGTATCTCGCCGACGTGGTGGGTGGTGGAATACGGCCGCGGCCGCTCGGCGAGCGGGTACCGGCCGGGATGGTGATGGCCGCCCCGCTGCGCGAAGGCGTGGACCGGATCATCGTCTGCCCGCAGGGCGCGCCCGCGGTGGAGCGGACGCGGACGGTGTCGTTCGCGGAGGTCGCCGCGGCGTGGGAGGGCATCACCGGGGAGTCCATCGCGGACCGGTCGGCCGAGTGGGTCAGCTCCTTCTCGGACGCTGCCCGGCAGGCCACCGAGTACCGCCGCGGCCGGGTGCTGCTGGCCGGTGACGCGGCGCACATCCATCTGCCGGCCGGCGGGCAGGGTCTGAGCACCGGTGTGCAGGACGCGGTCAACCTCGGCTGGAAGCTGGCCGCGGTGGTCCAGGGCTGGGCCCCGGAGGAGTTGCTGGAGACCTATCACAGCGAGCGGCACCCGGTGGGGGCCAGGCTGCTGATGAACACCCGGGCCCAGAACCTGGTCTTCCTCGGCGGCCCCGAGTCCGACCCGCTGCGCGAGCTGTTCGCCGGACTGATCGGGGTCGAGGACGTCAGGCGGTATCTGGCCGGTGTCGTCAGCGGCCTGGACATCCGGTACGACGTCGGCGGTGACGGCGGCCCGCTGCTCGGCCGCCGGATACCGCCCAGGACGCTGGTCTCGCCCACCGGGGAGACCAGCACCAGCCGGCTGCTCCACTCCGCCCAGGGGGTGCTGCTCGACCTGACCGGCGACCCGGAGGTGCAGGCGGTCGCGGCCGGCTGGAAGGACCGTGTGGTGCTGAGCACCGCGACGCCGCGGGACCAGGAAGCCTTCGGCGGCGCTCGCGCCCTGCTGGTGCGCCCCGACGGTCATGTCGTGTGGGCACCCGGGTCGGCGGCGGGCGCCGGGGGTCTGACGGCGGCGCTGAGCCGGTGGTTCGGCTCCCCGGTGGCGGGGTGGGAGCCCCGCCCGGGCGCCGGGGCGGTGGCGGTATGA
- a CDS encoding SDR family NAD(P)-dependent oxidoreductase yields the protein MSQQDQRVALISGATSGIGLASARQLAGQGFRVFIGARSPEGVTATVKELQAEGFDVDGTTVDVRSGPSVRAFVQAGVDRFGRVDVLVNNAGRSGGGVTADIADELWEDVIETNLNSVFRMTREVLNTGGLRNRSWGRIINIASTAGKQGVVLGAPYSASKHGVVGFTKALGNELAPTGITVNAVCPGYVETPMAQRVRQGYAAAYDTDEDAILQKFQAKIPLGRYSTPEEVAGMVGYLATDAAGSVTSQAINVCGGLGNF from the coding sequence ATGTCCCAGCAGGACCAGCGGGTCGCCCTGATCAGCGGCGCCACCAGCGGCATCGGCCTGGCCTCGGCCCGGCAGCTCGCCGGGCAGGGGTTCCGGGTGTTCATCGGCGCCCGCAGCCCCGAAGGCGTCACCGCCACCGTCAAGGAGCTGCAGGCCGAGGGGTTCGACGTGGACGGCACCACCGTCGACGTACGGTCCGGGCCGTCCGTGCGGGCCTTCGTCCAGGCGGGGGTGGACCGCTTCGGCCGGGTGGACGTCCTGGTCAACAACGCCGGGCGCAGCGGCGGCGGGGTGACCGCCGATATCGCCGACGAGCTGTGGGAGGACGTCATCGAAACCAACCTCAACAGCGTCTTCCGGATGACCCGGGAGGTGCTCAACACCGGCGGCCTGCGGAACAGGAGCTGGGGCCGCATCATCAACATCGCCTCCACCGCGGGCAAGCAGGGCGTCGTCCTCGGCGCCCCGTACTCGGCCTCCAAGCACGGTGTCGTCGGCTTCACCAAGGCGCTCGGCAACGAGCTGGCGCCCACCGGTATCACGGTGAACGCGGTCTGCCCCGGCTATGTCGAGACGCCGATGGCCCAGCGGGTCCGCCAGGGGTACGCGGCGGCCTACGACACCGACGAGGACGCGATCCTGCAGAAGTTCCAGGCGAAGATCCCGCTCGGCCGCTACTCCACGCCCGAGGAGGTGGCCGGCATGGTCGGCTATCTGGCCACCGACGCGGCCGGCTCCGTCACCTCGCAGGCCATCAACGTCTGCGGCGGCCTCGGCAACTTCTGA
- a CDS encoding aromatase/cyclase, translated as MPTPSTPATQHQVEHEITVSAPADAVYRMIAEVRNWPRIFPPTIYVDYVRKTEYDEQIRIWATANGEAKSWTSRRMLQPEQRRVNFQQLVSSPPVASMGGAWIIEEVAPGESRVRLLHEYRSVDDDPEGLSWIDQAVDRNSRSELAALKENIEAAHLASELTFSFEDTVRIDGRAEDVFDFINEAGLWSERLPHVAKVRFEEDEKGLQTLEMDTVAKDGSTHTTKSYRVTFPYHGIAYKQITLPALLTLHTGYWTFAESDGGVAATSQHTVVLNSENISRVLGPDATVADAREYVRTALSTNSRATLGHAKAYAEALARKTG; from the coding sequence ATGCCGACACCATCCACGCCCGCCACGCAGCACCAGGTGGAGCACGAGATCACGGTCTCGGCCCCGGCCGACGCCGTCTACCGGATGATCGCCGAGGTACGGAACTGGCCGCGGATCTTCCCGCCGACCATCTACGTCGACTACGTGCGCAAGACCGAGTACGACGAGCAGATCCGGATCTGGGCCACCGCCAACGGGGAGGCCAAGAGCTGGACTTCGCGCCGCATGCTGCAGCCGGAGCAGCGCCGTGTCAACTTCCAGCAACTGGTGTCGTCCCCGCCGGTCGCCTCGATGGGCGGCGCCTGGATCATCGAGGAGGTGGCACCGGGCGAGTCCCGGGTGCGGCTGCTGCACGAGTACCGGTCGGTCGACGACGACCCCGAGGGCCTCAGCTGGATCGACCAGGCCGTGGACCGCAACTCGCGCTCGGAACTGGCCGCGCTGAAGGAGAACATCGAGGCCGCGCACCTCGCGTCGGAGCTCACCTTCTCCTTCGAGGACACCGTGCGGATCGACGGCCGCGCCGAGGACGTCTTCGACTTCATCAACGAAGCGGGGCTGTGGTCCGAGCGGCTGCCGCACGTGGCGAAGGTGCGCTTCGAGGAGGACGAGAAGGGGCTGCAGACCCTGGAGATGGACACCGTCGCCAAGGACGGCTCGACCCACACGACCAAGTCCTACCGGGTGACGTTCCCGTACCACGGCATCGCCTACAAGCAGATCACCCTGCCGGCCCTGCTGACCCTGCACACCGGCTACTGGACGTTCGCCGAGTCCGACGGCGGAGTGGCGGCCACCTCCCAGCACACCGTCGTGCTCAACAGCGAGAACATCTCTCGTGTCCTCGGCCCGGACGCGACCGTGGCGGACGCCAGGGAGTACGTGCGCACCGCGCTGTCCACCAACAGCCGCGCCACCCTCGGCCACGCCAAGGCGTACGCCGAGGCGCTCGCCCGGAAGACGGGCTGA
- a CDS encoding FAD-dependent monooxygenase translates to MAAGEAGRAGPVEETQVVVVGAGPVGLLLAGELRLHGASVVVLERRESPTTASRATTLHARTMEIFDSRGLLADLGTPANDPRGHFGGVPMDLTLPTRYPGQWKVPQLRTEELLQKWAVSLGADVRRGWEVRAVADRGGQVDVTAEAPGGPRRLRAAYVVGCDGEQSTVRGLIGAAFPGLPARRELLRADVAGIQVPDRRFQRLPNGLAIASRGPSGVTRVMVHEFGRPAGARTGAPEFAEVVEVWRRVTGEDIGGGEPLWLNAFDDANRQLERYVHGRVLFAGDAAHVQMPSGGQALNLGLHDAFNLGWKLASAVRGPRSAPELLETYHEERHAVGARVLANIRAQGLLLLGGPEVEPVRALLGELIAAGPARGHLAGMVTGLDVRYPAGPGDHPLLGARLPHLELATAGGTVTTTELLRHGGGLLLDLSAPPDTQLRWLGALWADRVTTVPVRPEPAGPLGTGGALLVRPDGHVAWAGTDRDGATAALRRWFGPPEPGL, encoded by the coding sequence ATGGCAGCCGGGGAGGCCGGCCGGGCCGGGCCGGTGGAGGAGACCCAGGTCGTGGTGGTCGGCGCGGGACCGGTCGGCCTGCTGCTCGCCGGTGAACTGCGCCTGCACGGCGCGTCGGTGGTGGTCCTGGAGCGGCGGGAGTCGCCGACCACCGCGTCGCGGGCCACGACGCTGCACGCCCGCACCATGGAGATCTTCGACAGCCGGGGCCTGCTCGCCGACCTCGGGACGCCGGCCAACGATCCCAGGGGTCACTTCGGCGGCGTCCCGATGGACCTCACGCTGCCCACCCGCTACCCGGGCCAGTGGAAGGTGCCCCAGCTCAGGACCGAGGAGCTGCTGCAGAAGTGGGCCGTGTCGCTGGGCGCGGACGTGCGCCGCGGCTGGGAGGTCCGCGCGGTCGCCGACCGGGGCGGGCAGGTGGATGTCACCGCGGAAGCCCCTGGCGGTCCGCGGCGGCTGCGGGCGGCGTACGTGGTCGGCTGCGACGGCGAGCAGAGCACGGTACGCGGGCTGATCGGGGCGGCCTTCCCCGGCCTGCCCGCGCGCCGTGAGCTGCTGCGCGCCGACGTGGCCGGCATCCAGGTGCCGGACCGCCGCTTCCAGCGGCTGCCGAACGGGCTGGCCATCGCGTCCAGGGGACCAAGCGGGGTCACCCGGGTGATGGTCCACGAGTTCGGCCGGCCGGCAGGAGCGCGCACCGGCGCACCGGAGTTCGCCGAGGTCGTCGAGGTGTGGCGGCGGGTGACCGGCGAGGACATCGGCGGTGGCGAGCCGCTGTGGCTCAACGCCTTCGACGACGCGAACCGGCAGCTCGAACGCTACGTGCACGGCCGGGTGCTCTTCGCCGGTGACGCCGCGCACGTGCAGATGCCCAGCGGCGGCCAGGCCCTCAACCTCGGCCTGCACGACGCCTTCAACCTGGGCTGGAAGCTGGCCTCCGCGGTCCGTGGCCCGCGGTCGGCGCCCGAGCTGCTGGAGACCTATCACGAGGAGCGGCACGCCGTGGGTGCCCGGGTGCTGGCCAACATCCGCGCCCAGGGTCTGCTGTTGCTCGGCGGCCCGGAGGTCGAGCCGGTCCGCGCCCTGCTCGGCGAGCTGATCGCGGCCGGACCCGCGCGCGGCCATCTGGCCGGCATGGTCACCGGCCTCGATGTCCGTTACCCGGCCGGCCCGGGGGACCATCCACTGCTCGGGGCCCGGCTGCCGCATCTGGAGCTGGCGACCGCCGGCGGCACCGTCACCACCACCGAACTGCTGCGCCATGGCGGGGGCCTGCTGCTGGACCTCTCCGCGCCGCCGGACACCCAGCTGCGGTGGCTGGGAGCCCTGTGGGCGGACCGGGTCACGACCGTCCCGGTCCGCCCGGAACCGGCCGGACCGCTGGGCACCGGCGGCGCCCTTCTCGTACGCCCGGACGGCCATGTCGCCTGGGCCGGCACCGACCGCGACGGCGCGACCGCCGCCCTGCGGCGCTGGTTCGGGCCCCCGGAGCCGGGGCTGTGA
- a CDS encoding ketosynthase chain-length factor produces the protein MTRSVVVTGLGVVAPNGLGTEDFWAATRSGKSGISRITRFDPAEYPARLAGEIPGFAAEEYLPSRLLPQTDRMTRLALVATEWALADAEVRPGDLPDFDMGVVTASSSGGFEFGQGELQALWSKGSQYVSAYQSFAWFYAVNSGQISIRNGMKGPSSVVVSDQAGGLDAIAQGRRQIRRGTDLIVSGGVDASICPWGWVAQLAGGRLSTSDEPNHAYLPFDSAARGHVPGEGGAIVILEDAAAARARGARVYGEVAGYGSTFDPRPGSGREPALRKAIEIALDDAGVRPAEVDVVFADAAAVPERDSVEAKAICDVFGRRGVPVTAPKTMTGRLYSGAAPLDVAAALLSMAGGVIPPTVNVRPADAYGLDLVTDRRPAEVRTALVLACGEGGFNSAVLLTTA, from the coding sequence ATGACGAGGTCGGTGGTGGTGACCGGACTCGGCGTGGTCGCGCCGAACGGGCTGGGGACGGAGGACTTCTGGGCCGCGACCCGCAGCGGTAAGAGCGGCATCAGCCGGATCACCCGCTTCGACCCGGCGGAGTACCCGGCCCGCCTCGCCGGTGAGATACCGGGGTTCGCGGCCGAGGAGTACCTGCCGAGCCGGCTGCTCCCGCAGACCGACCGGATGACCCGGCTGGCGCTGGTCGCCACCGAGTGGGCGCTGGCGGACGCCGAGGTCAGGCCCGGTGATCTGCCGGACTTCGACATGGGCGTGGTCACCGCCAGTTCGTCCGGCGGCTTCGAGTTCGGCCAGGGTGAACTGCAGGCGCTGTGGAGCAAGGGCAGCCAGTACGTCAGCGCCTATCAGTCCTTCGCCTGGTTCTACGCGGTCAACAGCGGCCAGATCTCGATCCGCAACGGGATGAAGGGCCCCAGCAGCGTGGTCGTCAGCGACCAGGCCGGCGGGCTGGACGCGATCGCGCAGGGCCGCCGGCAGATCCGCCGCGGCACCGACCTGATCGTCTCGGGCGGGGTGGACGCCTCCATCTGCCCCTGGGGCTGGGTGGCTCAGCTGGCCGGCGGCCGACTGAGCACCAGCGACGAACCGAACCACGCGTATCTGCCCTTCGACAGCGCTGCCCGCGGCCATGTCCCCGGGGAGGGCGGCGCCATCGTGATCCTGGAGGACGCCGCGGCCGCCCGTGCCCGCGGTGCCCGCGTCTACGGCGAGGTGGCCGGCTACGGGTCGACCTTCGACCCGCGGCCGGGCAGCGGGCGGGAGCCGGCGCTGCGCAAGGCCATCGAGATCGCGCTGGACGACGCGGGGGTGCGGCCCGCCGAGGTGGACGTGGTGTTCGCCGACGCCGCCGCCGTACCGGAGCGGGACAGCGTCGAGGCGAAGGCGATCTGTGATGTGTTCGGCCGCCGCGGCGTGCCCGTGACGGCGCCCAAGACCATGACCGGGCGGCTCTACTCCGGCGCCGCCCCGCTCGACGTCGCCGCCGCCCTGCTCAGCATGGCCGGCGGTGTCATCCCGCCCACCGTCAATGTGCGGCCCGCCGACGCGTACGGCCTTGACCTGGTCACCGACCGGCGCCCGGCCGAGGTGCGTACCGCTCTGGTACTGGCCTGCGGCGAGGGCGGCTTCAACTCGGCGGTCCTGCTCACAACGGCCTGA